In a genomic window of Candidatus Methylomirabilota bacterium:
- a CDS encoding beta-eliminating lyase-related protein codes for MTTSTKPSGMTDLRDFFSAAEARIDRWRELCAVGRAWEAAVAHGTSREPGADLHAAAAGLLAEIGPLETYWAYPGPRLLQAVDEALQERNAAVFARLVQKLSVALLSRTYRQDAAAWDPLEDGDARVLDALPPDVRPADGHKPYFEVLVVTPHDSSQWARSRADLRRLRRPEDLFTYEIVQVGSFEDGVIGAIFNTSVQALVIYDGFPFPSRHDLPAMRDFLLRYLRVEPSSIAPGALAAALAQAAKHYRPELDVYLLSDRAVESLAGSAEAAPIRRIFHNVEELMEIHLAILDGVGDRYDSPYFNNLKKYAQRPVGTFHALPIARGKSVFTSNWIRDMGQFYGTNLFLAESSATTGGLDSLLEPTNNIKRAQEMAARAFGAERAYFATNGTSTSNKIVVQAICKPGDIVIVDRNCHKSHHYGFVLAGAQPYYVEAYPLTQYSMYGAVPLRTIKKALLACKAEGTLDRVKVIDLTNCTFDGHMYNPARVMEECLAIKPDLIFLWDEAWFGFARFNAFHRRRTAMGAAATLAARYRDPGYREHYNAFAAKAGALDPADGGLLDLHLLPDPDTVRIRVYQTNSTHKSMSALRQGSMILIWDEDFEHVEGPFQEAFLTHTSTSPNLQIIASLDVARRQMELEGYELTMKMTEMALRLRREINHHPLISKYFHVATPAEMVPAEFRASGITDYGPPHSDWRDVIEAWDNDEFALDPTRLTLICGTAGFDGTQFKNLLADRFDVQINKTSRNSILVQTNINNTRSDAALLIKVLADLSREIDQRLAKGGAREQAAFAERVKSLITDVPDLPNFSRFHDVFRDNAKGLSNEGHVRPPFFMAYDEDNCDYVKLASKEIDDRLKAGPELVSANFVIPYPPGFPIMVPGQVITQDTITFMRKLDVKEIHGYQAAQGLKLLKPDVLAKQKGGRHA; via the coding sequence ATGACCACGAGCACGAAGCCCTCCGGCATGACCGACCTCAGGGATTTCTTCTCGGCCGCGGAGGCCCGGATCGATCGCTGGCGAGAGCTGTGCGCGGTTGGGCGCGCGTGGGAAGCCGCGGTGGCGCATGGCACGTCGCGTGAGCCGGGCGCCGACTTGCACGCCGCGGCCGCCGGTCTCCTGGCCGAGATCGGGCCGCTCGAGACCTACTGGGCCTACCCGGGCCCTCGCCTGCTCCAAGCGGTCGATGAGGCGCTGCAAGAGCGCAACGCCGCGGTCTTCGCGCGCCTGGTCCAGAAGCTCTCGGTCGCGCTGCTCAGCCGCACCTACCGGCAGGACGCGGCGGCGTGGGACCCCCTGGAGGACGGAGACGCGCGCGTCCTCGATGCCCTCCCACCGGACGTCAGGCCGGCGGATGGCCACAAGCCCTACTTCGAGGTGCTGGTCGTGACGCCTCACGACTCGAGCCAGTGGGCGCGATCCCGGGCCGACCTCCGGCGGCTCCGACGTCCGGAGGATCTCTTCACCTACGAGATCGTCCAGGTCGGGAGCTTCGAGGACGGCGTCATCGGTGCCATCTTCAACACCAGCGTGCAGGCGTTGGTGATCTACGATGGATTCCCCTTCCCGTCCCGCCACGACCTGCCCGCGATGCGCGACTTCCTGCTCCGCTACCTCCGCGTCGAGCCATCGAGCATCGCCCCCGGGGCGCTCGCCGCCGCGCTGGCGCAGGCCGCCAAGCACTATCGGCCGGAGCTGGACGTGTACCTGCTGAGCGATCGGGCCGTCGAGTCGCTCGCGGGCAGCGCGGAGGCCGCCCCGATCCGGCGCATCTTCCACAATGTCGAGGAGCTGATGGAGATCCACCTGGCCATCCTCGACGGGGTCGGCGACCGCTACGACTCTCCGTACTTCAACAATCTCAAGAAGTACGCGCAACGGCCGGTGGGGACCTTCCACGCCTTGCCGATCGCCCGCGGCAAGTCCGTCTTCACCTCGAACTGGATCCGGGACATGGGCCAGTTCTACGGGACGAACCTCTTCCTGGCCGAGTCCTCCGCCACCACGGGCGGCCTCGACAGCCTCCTCGAGCCGACCAACAACATCAAGCGCGCCCAGGAGATGGCCGCGCGCGCCTTCGGCGCCGAACGCGCCTACTTCGCCACCAACGGGACCTCGACGTCGAACAAGATCGTGGTCCAGGCCATCTGCAAGCCGGGCGACATCGTCATCGTCGACCGGAATTGCCACAAGTCCCACCACTACGGCTTCGTGCTCGCCGGCGCCCAGCCCTACTACGTGGAGGCCTACCCCCTCACCCAGTACTCGATGTACGGCGCGGTGCCGCTGCGCACCATCAAGAAGGCGCTCCTCGCTTGCAAGGCCGAGGGCACCCTCGACCGGGTCAAGGTCATCGACCTCACCAATTGCACCTTCGACGGGCACATGTACAACCCGGCCCGGGTGATGGAGGAGTGCCTTGCCATCAAGCCGGATCTGATCTTCCTGTGGGACGAGGCCTGGTTCGGCTTCGCGCGATTCAACGCCTTCCATCGCCGTCGCACCGCCATGGGCGCGGCCGCTACCCTGGCCGCGCGGTACCGCGACCCGGGTTATCGCGAGCACTACAACGCCTTCGCCGCGAAGGCGGGCGCGCTCGATCCGGCCGACGGTGGGCTGCTCGACCTGCATCTGCTGCCGGACCCCGACACGGTGCGCATCCGCGTGTACCAGACGAACTCGACGCACAAGTCGATGTCGGCCCTGCGGCAGGGATCGATGATCCTGATCTGGGACGAGGATTTCGAACACGTGGAGGGCCCGTTCCAGGAGGCCTTCCTCACCCACACGTCGACGTCTCCGAATCTCCAGATCATCGCCTCGCTCGACGTGGCTCGACGCCAGATGGAGCTGGAGGGGTACGAGCTGACCATGAAGATGACCGAGATGGCCCTCCGGCTGCGGCGCGAGATCAACCATCACCCCCTCATCTCGAAGTACTTCCATGTAGCCACCCCGGCCGAGATGGTGCCCGCCGAGTTCCGGGCCTCTGGCATCACGGACTACGGGCCGCCCCACTCCGACTGGCGGGACGTGATCGAGGCGTGGGACAACGACGAGTTCGCCCTGGACCCGACGCGGCTCACCCTGATCTGCGGGACCGCCGGCTTCGACGGCACCCAGTTCAAGAACCTCCTGGCCGACCGGTTCGACGTCCAGATCAACAAGACCTCGCGCAACAGCATCCTCGTCCAGACCAACATCAACAACACGCGCAGCGACGCCGCCCTGCTGATCAAGGTGCTGGCCGATCTATCCCGCGAGATCGACCAGCGACTCGCCAAGGGCGGCGCGCGCGAACAGGCCGCGTTCGCCGAGCGGGTAAAGTCTCTGATCACCGACGTGCCCGATCTCCCCAACTTCAGCCGCTTCCACGACGTGTTCCGCGACAACGCGAAGGGGCTCAGCAATGAAGGGCACGTGCGTCCGCCCTTCTTCATGGCCTACGACGAGGACAACTGCGACTACGTCAAGCTCGCGAGCAAGGAGATCGACGACCGCCTGAAGGCCGGGCCCGAGCTGGTCTCCGCCAACTTCGTCATCCCCTACCCGCCGGGCTTCCCGATCATGGTTCCCGGCCAGGTGATCACGCAGGACACCATCACGTTCATGCGCAAGCTCGACGTCAAGGAGATCCACGGTTACCAGGCCGCGCAGGGCCTGAAGCTGCTCAAGC